Proteins from one Bradyrhizobium roseum genomic window:
- a CDS encoding glycoside hydrolase family protein: MAEHYERLGLVYGPTGASWHRSHCQNPFVQQLSPTRHRVHFAARDDKNRSQGAWASIEVTGSGLAVKEAAPAPSLTLGRLGAFDDCGAMPGSIVTHQGRLLMYYTGWTLARAVPFTFFIGAAESRDGGQTFQKVSEAPVLGRNHHDPFLAGAPWVIAENGRLRMWYISGTEWVPGATENEAPTHYYSIKHAVSDDGIVWQVNDRLCLPYLENEHAIARPVVMKVDGGYHMIYSARRLGETYRIYSATSADGLSWERDSRPMIEVAPSGWDSEMVCYGSRLETPQGNFLLYNGNAYGKDGFGAARRT, encoded by the coding sequence ATGGCCGAGCACTACGAGCGACTGGGATTGGTCTATGGCCCGACCGGCGCGAGTTGGCATCGCTCGCACTGCCAGAACCCGTTCGTGCAGCAGCTTTCACCGACACGCCATCGCGTGCACTTCGCCGCGCGCGACGACAAGAACCGCTCGCAGGGCGCGTGGGCTAGTATCGAGGTCACAGGTTCCGGGCTGGCTGTGAAGGAGGCCGCGCCTGCGCCCTCGCTCACGCTCGGCCGGCTCGGCGCGTTCGACGATTGCGGCGCGATGCCAGGCAGCATCGTGACGCATCAGGGACGGCTCTTGATGTACTACACCGGCTGGACGCTGGCGCGCGCCGTGCCTTTCACCTTCTTCATCGGCGCGGCGGAGTCGCGCGACGGCGGCCAGACCTTCCAGAAGGTGTCGGAGGCACCTGTCCTCGGCCGCAATCACCACGATCCGTTCCTGGCCGGCGCGCCCTGGGTGATCGCGGAAAACGGCCGCCTGCGCATGTGGTACATCTCCGGCACCGAATGGGTGCCGGGTGCGACCGAGAACGAGGCGCCGACGCACTACTACTCGATCAAGCACGCGGTGAGCGACGACGGCATCGTCTGGCAGGTCAACGACCGGCTCTGCCTGCCTTATCTGGAGAACGAGCACGCGATTGCCCGGCCCGTGGTGATGAAGGTCGACGGCGGATACCACATGATCTATTCGGCGCGCCGGCTCGGCGAGACCTATCGCATCTATAGCGCGACGTCGGCCGATGGGCTGTCATGGGAGCGCGACAGCCGACCGATGATCGAGGTTGCGCCCTCTGGGTGGGACTCCGAGATGGTCTGCTACGGCAGCCGCCTGGAAACGCCGCAGGGCAATTTCCTGCTCTACAACGGCAATGCCTATGGCAAGGACGGTTTTGGCGCCGCACGCCGGACCTGA
- a CDS encoding methionyl-tRNA formyltransferase, which yields MTTKVLLFTSQDIGNDVFSYLHARDDIDLTVVTQRTQRDEIYGYRATLDLCLEKGVTALTPKAIDNAFLTQVEAMAPDLIICAYYPRIFPRRLLKIPPLGCVNVHPGLLPHYRGTFPTPWCILNNEKEIGVTLHYMDEGIDTGDILVQQLHPIGPDETGHELYKRSMTLCADLLIENVDKLLRKELTAHKQPAGGSYYNRIALQYRIDWHQPCSEIRNQIRVHAKPYFPAYAFLLNKCVTINKASFIDLEDYRAQGSGTICKVFENMNFVVSCVDGCLLIEDYDLFPILRPDDVALHIRPGNRF from the coding sequence ATGACAACCAAGGTTCTGCTGTTCACCTCGCAGGACATCGGCAACGATGTCTTCTCCTATCTGCACGCGCGCGACGACATCGACCTCACCGTCGTGACCCAGCGCACCCAGCGCGACGAGATCTACGGCTATCGGGCGACGCTCGATCTCTGCCTGGAAAAAGGCGTGACGGCGCTGACGCCGAAAGCGATCGACAACGCGTTTCTGACGCAGGTCGAGGCCATGGCGCCGGATCTGATCATCTGCGCCTACTATCCCCGCATCTTCCCGCGCCGTCTCCTGAAGATACCGCCACTTGGCTGCGTCAACGTGCATCCCGGCCTGCTCCCGCACTATCGCGGCACCTTCCCGACGCCATGGTGCATTCTCAACAACGAGAAGGAGATCGGCGTCACACTGCACTACATGGACGAAGGGATCGATACCGGCGACATCCTGGTGCAGCAGCTTCACCCGATCGGGCCCGACGAGACCGGACACGAGCTCTACAAAAGATCGATGACGCTCTGCGCCGATCTTCTGATCGAGAATGTCGACAAGCTCCTACGCAAGGAGCTGACGGCGCACAAGCAGCCCGCCGGCGGCTCCTACTACAACAGGATCGCACTGCAATACCGCATCGACTGGCATCAGCCGTGCTCGGAAATCCGCAATCAGATCCGCGTGCACGCAAAGCCGTATTTTCCGGCTTACGCTTTTCTCCTGAACAAGTGCGTGACCATCAACAAGGCGTCGTTCATCGATCTCGAAGACTATCGCGCCCAGGGCTCGGGCACGATCTGCAAGGTCTTCGAGAACATGAATTTCGTCGTGTCCTGCGTCGACGGCTGCCTCCTGATCGAGGACTACGATCTGTTTCCGATCCTGCGGCCCGACGACGTCGCACTGCACATCCGCCCCGGCAACCGGTTCTGA
- a CDS encoding acetyltransferase, whose product MPLYSGEERPRRIVIFGTGQGADTARRYFEWDTSHEVAGYVVDREFLTAREFNGRPVVAVDEAFGRFPPSVFLAFVPLGSNRMNLLRAEKYKLLKSLGYRFISYIHGSNKLAGHCEIGENCFILENQSVNFDTVIGDNVVIWSGCQIGDRSRIGNHAFLAAHVVLNGDVTIGEYAYLGSNCNISNSVHVGQQSFIGANALITQDTAERAVHVVEATPAAGIDSLRFIKLLKNHH is encoded by the coding sequence ATGCCTTTGTATTCAGGCGAAGAGCGGCCGCGCCGCATCGTGATCTTCGGGACCGGCCAGGGCGCCGACACGGCCCGCCGCTATTTTGAATGGGACACGTCACACGAGGTCGCTGGCTACGTCGTCGATCGCGAATTTCTCACCGCGCGCGAATTCAACGGCCGCCCAGTAGTCGCTGTTGACGAGGCCTTCGGCCGCTTTCCGCCGAGCGTATTCCTCGCCTTCGTCCCGCTCGGCTCGAATCGCATGAACCTGCTGCGGGCCGAGAAGTACAAGCTTTTGAAGTCGCTCGGCTACCGCTTCATCTCCTATATACACGGCTCGAACAAGCTCGCCGGGCATTGCGAGATCGGCGAGAACTGTTTCATCCTGGAAAACCAGTCGGTCAATTTCGACACCGTCATCGGCGACAATGTCGTGATCTGGAGCGGCTGCCAGATCGGCGACCGCAGCCGCATCGGCAACCACGCCTTCCTCGCCGCCCATGTCGTGCTCAATGGCGACGTCACGATCGGCGAGTACGCCTATCTCGGCAGCAACTGCAACATCTCCAACAGCGTCCATGTCGGCCAGCAGTCGTTCATCGGCGCCAACGCGCTGATCACGCAGGATACGGCGGAGCGCGCGGTTCACGTCGTCGAGGCGACGCCGGCCGCCGGCATCGATAGCCTGCGCTTCATCAAGCTGCTCAAGAACCATCACTAG
- a CDS encoding amino acid adenylation domain-containing protein, which yields MTDLWTAFAGIADADPAAPALILGETTCSFGELKTLAECCAAALAGRGVVKGDVVALQLPKRRITYTLLLACLRLGAPYVFLDPKNPAERTQRILAQLRPKLLFSASDTENPFGATLKLSDGDDAWLDTPARARGAIASSITGTDPAYVMFTSGSTGEPKGVVIPHQGVLSLIKWAKDVVRASPRERFTSINPLHFDNSVFDVYCGLFNGAALVPVETSEVSNPASWVKIIRAGKASLMFAVPTLFLILDQLSLLTPQALPDLRTFQFGGEGYPIGKLREFHGRFAGVARLINVYGPTETSCICSSIEITPDILTAPDSEFPTLGSMHPDFIYTILDDQQTPVPRGEPGELWIGGPCVGLGYYANAEETASRFRQDPRHDHYRSIFYRSGDRVREDENGRLWFHGRVDNQVKIRGHRIELEEIDLAVQSLPGVRRAVAVVLSGADADEIAVAYVADRIILAREVLERCRQTLPAYMCPTKIVQLDELPRNANGKVDRKAARAYLEQMA from the coding sequence GTGACGGATCTGTGGACTGCATTTGCAGGGATCGCCGATGCCGACCCGGCTGCGCCTGCTCTGATCCTGGGCGAGACGACCTGCAGCTTCGGCGAGCTGAAGACGCTAGCGGAGTGTTGCGCCGCGGCGCTTGCTGGACGCGGCGTCGTCAAGGGTGACGTGGTGGCGCTTCAGCTTCCCAAACGCCGCATCACCTACACGCTGCTGCTCGCCTGCCTGCGGCTTGGCGCCCCCTACGTATTCCTCGATCCGAAGAATCCGGCGGAACGCACCCAGCGTATCCTGGCGCAGCTTCGCCCGAAGCTTCTGTTCAGTGCGTCCGACACCGAGAACCCGTTTGGCGCGACATTGAAGCTGTCGGATGGCGACGACGCCTGGCTCGATACCCCGGCGAGAGCGCGCGGCGCGATCGCTTCATCCATCACCGGGACCGATCCGGCCTATGTCATGTTCACCTCCGGCTCGACCGGCGAGCCGAAGGGCGTGGTGATCCCGCATCAAGGCGTGCTCAGCCTAATCAAATGGGCCAAGGACGTGGTACGGGCCTCGCCGCGCGAGCGCTTCACCAGCATCAATCCGCTGCACTTCGACAATTCGGTGTTCGACGTCTATTGCGGTTTATTCAATGGCGCCGCGCTGGTACCGGTCGAGACCTCCGAGGTCAGCAATCCTGCAAGCTGGGTGAAGATCATCCGCGCCGGCAAGGCGAGCCTGATGTTCGCGGTGCCGACACTGTTCCTCATTCTCGATCAGCTCAGCCTGTTGACGCCACAGGCGCTGCCCGACCTACGCACGTTCCAGTTCGGCGGCGAAGGCTATCCGATCGGCAAGCTGCGTGAATTTCACGGCCGCTTTGCAGGAGTGGCGCGCCTGATCAATGTCTACGGCCCGACCGAGACGAGCTGCATTTGTTCGAGCATCGAGATCACGCCCGACATTCTCACCGCACCGGACAGCGAGTTCCCTACGCTCGGCAGCATGCATCCGGACTTTATATACACCATTCTCGACGATCAGCAGACGCCGGTGCCGCGCGGTGAGCCAGGAGAATTGTGGATTGGCGGCCCCTGCGTCGGACTCGGTTACTATGCCAATGCGGAAGAGACCGCTTCGCGCTTCCGCCAGGACCCGCGGCACGACCACTACCGCTCGATTTTCTACCGCTCCGGCGATCGTGTCCGCGAGGACGAGAACGGACGTCTCTGGTTCCACGGCCGGGTCGACAACCAAGTCAAGATCCGCGGCCACAGAATTGAGCTTGAGGAGATCGATCTCGCGGTACAGAGCCTGCCCGGCGTCAGACGCGCCGTCGCGGTGGTGCTCAGCGGCGCCGATGCTGATGAAATTGCGGTTGCCTATGTCGCCGACCGTATCATCCTTGCAAGAGAAGTATTGGAGCGCTGCCGGCAGACGCTTCCGGCCTACATGTGTCCTACGAAGATCGTGCAGCTCGACGAATTGCCGCGCAATGCCAACGGCAAGGTCGACCGCAAGGCCGCGCGCGCGTATCTCGAGCAGATGGCCTAA
- a CDS encoding glycosyltransferase family 2 protein codes for MKLSIVTTLYRSAAHVAEFHRRASEAARRVTDDYEIVMVDDGSPDNSLDLACALADTDLHLRVVELSRNFGHHKALMAGLDHARGELCFLIDSDLEEDPGLLGSFIDKMQATDCDVVYGFQERRKGDAFESAGGRIAWYWINKLYSIDIPQNQCTVRLMRREYVDALLLHRESNTVIGGLWVITGFRQTGSAISKGHRNDTTYSPRLRLGTLVNGITSFSTVPLNLMVMFGMTIAMISFAFGIVVILEKLIRNTAAGWASLIVSIWFMGGIIVLCLGVIGIYVSRIFVETKNRPYVIVRRIHQRSQS; via the coding sequence ATGAAGCTCTCGATCGTCACCACGCTGTACAGGTCTGCCGCCCATGTCGCGGAGTTCCACCGGCGCGCCAGCGAAGCCGCGCGCCGCGTCACCGACGACTACGAGATCGTGATGGTCGACGACGGCTCACCCGACAACTCGCTCGATCTCGCCTGTGCGCTTGCCGACACCGATCTGCACCTGCGTGTCGTCGAGCTGTCGCGCAATTTCGGCCATCACAAGGCGCTGATGGCCGGCCTAGATCACGCGCGCGGCGAACTGTGCTTCCTGATCGACAGCGATCTTGAGGAGGATCCGGGCCTGCTAGGCTCCTTCATCGACAAGATGCAGGCAACCGACTGCGACGTCGTCTATGGCTTCCAGGAGCGGCGCAAGGGCGATGCCTTCGAGAGCGCCGGCGGCCGGATTGCCTGGTACTGGATCAACAAGCTCTATTCTATCGACATTCCCCAGAACCAGTGCACGGTACGGCTGATGCGCCGCGAATATGTGGACGCCCTGCTCCTTCACCGCGAGAGCAACACCGTGATCGGCGGGCTCTGGGTCATCACCGGATTTCGCCAGACCGGCAGCGCGATCAGCAAGGGGCATCGCAACGACACCACATATTCGCCGCGGCTGCGGCTCGGCACACTCGTCAACGGCATTACCTCGTTCAGCACCGTTCCCTTGAACTTGATGGTCATGTTCGGCATGACGATCGCGATGATCTCGTTTGCATTCGGCATCGTGGTCATTCTGGAGAAGCTGATCCGCAACACCGCCGCAGGCTGGGCCTCCCTGATCGTCTCGATCTGGTTCATGGGCGGTATCATCGTGCTCTGCCTCGGCGTAATCGGCATCTACGTGTCGCGCATTTTCGTGGAAACCAAGAACCGTCCCTACGTCATCGTTCGCAGGATTCACCAGAGATCTCAATCATGA
- a CDS encoding class I SAM-dependent methyltransferase, which produces MTTEKIDPARAAYQSREEGHWTELKGILDDGHISLPETLINYPAFVRRRELTRLLADYDLFRLIQDLPGSIVELGVFLGAGLFTWSKLLETFVPADRSRKVFGFESGGGYQDFAPEDGDPRPWIESVVGRKEVPDGYLDRMVKLTNQDNLLPGVERCRVISGDILQTVPTFAAGNQGTRLSMIFFDVNLYKPTLTGFRALYPLLVPGGVVAMNGFGTPPWLGETTAFEHYFKEIGQPLPRVRKLSYSIRPGGYFIK; this is translated from the coding sequence ATGACCACCGAGAAGATCGATCCCGCCCGCGCGGCCTATCAGAGCCGGGAAGAGGGGCATTGGACGGAGCTCAAGGGCATCCTGGATGATGGACATATCTCGCTGCCGGAAACGCTGATCAACTATCCCGCCTTCGTCCGACGCCGCGAGCTGACGCGCCTTCTGGCGGACTATGACCTGTTCCGCCTGATCCAGGATCTGCCCGGCTCCATCGTCGAGCTCGGCGTGTTCCTCGGCGCCGGCCTCTTCACCTGGTCGAAGCTGCTCGAGACGTTCGTTCCCGCCGACCGCTCGCGAAAGGTATTCGGTTTCGAGAGCGGCGGCGGCTACCAGGACTTTGCGCCGGAGGACGGCGATCCCCGGCCCTGGATCGAGAGCGTCGTTGGCCGCAAGGAGGTTCCGGACGGCTATCTCGACCGAATGGTAAAGCTGACCAACCAGGACAATCTGCTGCCCGGCGTCGAGCGCTGCCGCGTTATCTCCGGCGACATCCTCCAGACCGTCCCTACGTTTGCCGCCGGCAACCAAGGCACGCGGCTGTCGATGATCTTTTTCGACGTGAACCTGTACAAGCCGACGCTGACGGGATTCCGCGCACTTTATCCGCTGCTTGTGCCCGGCGGTGTGGTCGCTATGAACGGCTTTGGCACGCCGCCTTGGCTCGGCGAAACCACCGCCTTCGAGCACTACTTCAAGGAAATCGGGCAGCCCCTGCCCCGCGTACGCAAGTTGTCGTACTCGATCAGGCCCGGCGGCTATTTCATCAAGTAA
- a CDS encoding class I SAM-dependent methyltransferase: MTDEQKKASAAIDGTYGAFYQQRNPIHVYPVEFVVRAFLGNYPRHKTDAASYRGKRVLDLGCGDGRNMPLLHNLGMEIHGTEISQEICDLTAARMKNLGIDPNLKVGRNHALPYPDGFFDIVLACHACYYIDPGTRFSDNVSEIARVMRGGGSFVFSAPIGTTYVLRGAKNHGDGHMEIAADPYGLRNGYVLKKFDHESEIAATLSPAFTGFEIGSCRNDFWGIEEHVWTVACRKAR; the protein is encoded by the coding sequence ATGACAGACGAGCAAAAAAAAGCCTCCGCTGCGATCGACGGCACCTACGGTGCCTTCTACCAGCAGCGCAACCCGATACATGTCTATCCGGTCGAGTTCGTCGTCCGCGCCTTTCTAGGCAATTATCCGCGGCACAAGACCGATGCGGCGAGCTACCGGGGGAAGCGCGTACTCGATCTCGGCTGCGGCGACGGCCGCAACATGCCCCTGCTCCATAATCTCGGAATGGAGATCCACGGCACCGAGATCTCGCAGGAGATCTGCGACCTCACCGCTGCGCGGATGAAGAACCTCGGCATCGACCCGAACCTGAAGGTCGGGCGCAATCACGCCCTGCCCTACCCCGACGGTTTCTTCGACATCGTGCTCGCCTGCCACGCCTGCTACTACATCGACCCCGGAACGCGCTTCTCCGACAATGTGAGCGAGATCGCCCGCGTCATGCGCGGCGGCGGTTCCTTCGTGTTCTCCGCTCCGATCGGCACGACCTATGTGCTGCGGGGCGCGAAGAATCACGGCGACGGCCATATGGAGATTGCCGCCGATCCCTACGGCCTGCGCAACGGTTACGTGCTCAAGAAGTTCGACCATGAATCCGAGATCGCAGCCACGCTCTCGCCGGCGTTCACCGGCTTCGAAATTGGCTCGTGCCGCAACGATTTCTGGGGTATCGAGGAGCATGTCTGGACGGTGGCCTGCCGGAAGGCACGCTGA